A genomic segment from Leopardus geoffroyi isolate Oge1 chromosome A2, O.geoffroyi_Oge1_pat1.0, whole genome shotgun sequence encodes:
- the THEG gene encoding testicular haploid expressed gene protein isoform X5 yields MGDRRRSLSHSYHSSEAEGGPDRGQDDDALGVQGTGFRSPETKDTTCLDDEELSFEDREAETLPEEVTGGEPPGPRAPEEALEPLERVLEKDAEGIPEMSRLSITQRLPSAASARGMRRRRRKRVFELAKPKTNWQVLKDRMGCCCKGYAWVSPCKRNLQFCVYWPSVYWTERFLEDTTLTVTVPAVTRRVEELARPKRFYSEYFNNNRCPKYPRQPRWPSPAQGSYGWQSPGPQPPCWKSGTPCQNPSRTCQTTIASFTWPCPRPSRTSVFLTEIHAGRCWTSPRRQWPVPGSSPWPSPKCAKTSTRAMTPTTFPPRLWWLRHPLACTSWPPPRASPKECE; encoded by the exons ATGGGGGATCGCCGGCGAAGTCTGTCCCACAGCTACCACAGCTCGGAGGCCGAAGGCGGGCCCGACCGGGGACAGGACGACGATGCCCTCGGCGTGCAGGGCACAGGGTTCAGGAGTCCAGAGACCAAGGACACCACGTGCCTGGATGACGAGGAGCTGAGTTTTGAAGACCGAGAAGCGGAGACCCTCCCAGAGGAGGTGACTGGGGGAGAACCGCCTGGCCCCCGGGCCCCCGAGGAGGCCCTCGAGCCGCTGGAGAGGGTTCTGGAGAAAGACGCGGAGGGCATACCTGAGATGAG CCGGCTGTCCATCACCCAGAGGCTCCCCAGTGCTGCCTCGGCCagagggatgaggaggaggaggaggaagcgggTCTTTGAGCTGGCAAAGCCCAAGACCAACTGGCAAGTCCTAAAAGACAG GATGGGGTGCTGCTGTAAGGGCTATGCCTGGGTGTCCCCGTGCAAGAGGAACTTGCAGTTCTGTGTCTACTG GCCTTCTGTGTACTGGACAGAGAGGTTTCTTGAAGACACCACCCTCACTGTCACGGTGCCAG CGGTGACGCGCCGAGTGGAGGAGCTAGCTCGACCTAAACGGTTCTACTCGGAGTATTTCAACAACAACAG GTGTCCCAAGTATCCAAGGCAGCCCAGATGGCCATCCCCAGCACAAGGATCCTACGGCTGGCAAAGCCCAGGGCCCCAGCCACCCTGTTGGAAGAGTGGGACCCCATGCCAAAACCCAAGCCGCACGTGTCAGACTACAATCGCCTCCTTCACTTGGCCA tGCCCAAGGCCCAGTCGGACCAGTGTGTTCCTGACCGAGATCCACGCTGGGAGGTGCTGGACGTCACCAAGAAGGCAGTGGCCAGTCCCCGGATCATCTCCCTGGCCAAGCCCAAAGTGCGCAAAGACCTCAACGAGGGCTATGACCCCTACCACATTTCCCCCGCGTCTCTGGTGGCTCAGGCATCCCCTCGCTTGTACGAGCTGGCCACCCCCAAGAGCATCACCAAAAGAGTGTGAGTga
- the THEG gene encoding testicular haploid expressed gene protein isoform X4: protein MGDRRRSLSHSYHSSEAEGGPDRGQDDDALGVQGTGFRSPETKDTTCLDDEELSFEDREAETLPEEVTGGEPPGPRAPEEALEPLERVLEKDAEGIPEMSRLSITQRLPSAASARGMRRRRRKRVFELAKPKTNWQVLKDRPSVYWTERFLEDTTLTVTVPAVTRRVEELARPKRFYSEYFNNNRSTSVWPVPRPTLEYQASSRLRELATPRVRNNIWSINMSEVSQVSKAAQMAIPSTRILRLAKPRAPATLLEEWDPMPKPKPHVSDYNRLLHLAMPKAQSDQCVPDRDPRWEVLDVTKKAVASPRIISLAKPKVRKDLNEGYDPYHISPASLVAQASPRLYELATPKSITKRV from the exons ATGGGGGATCGCCGGCGAAGTCTGTCCCACAGCTACCACAGCTCGGAGGCCGAAGGCGGGCCCGACCGGGGACAGGACGACGATGCCCTCGGCGTGCAGGGCACAGGGTTCAGGAGTCCAGAGACCAAGGACACCACGTGCCTGGATGACGAGGAGCTGAGTTTTGAAGACCGAGAAGCGGAGACCCTCCCAGAGGAGGTGACTGGGGGAGAACCGCCTGGCCCCCGGGCCCCCGAGGAGGCCCTCGAGCCGCTGGAGAGGGTTCTGGAGAAAGACGCGGAGGGCATACCTGAGATGAG CCGGCTGTCCATCACCCAGAGGCTCCCCAGTGCTGCCTCGGCCagagggatgaggaggaggaggaggaagcgggTCTTTGAGCTGGCAAAGCCCAAGACCAACTGGCAAGTCCTAAAAGACAG GCCTTCTGTGTACTGGACAGAGAGGTTTCTTGAAGACACCACCCTCACTGTCACGGTGCCAG CGGTGACGCGCCGAGTGGAGGAGCTAGCTCGACCTAAACGGTTCTACTCGGAGTATTTCAACAACAACAG GAGCACCTCCGTCTGGCCCGTTCCTCGCCCTACTCTGGAATACCAAGCTTCTAGTCGCCTGAGGGAACTGGCCACCCCGAGGGTCCGGAATAACATCTGGAGCATAAACATGTCTGAG GTGTCCCAAGTATCCAAGGCAGCCCAGATGGCCATCCCCAGCACAAGGATCCTACGGCTGGCAAAGCCCAGGGCCCCAGCCACCCTGTTGGAAGAGTGGGACCCCATGCCAAAACCCAAGCCGCACGTGTCAGACTACAATCGCCTCCTTCACTTGGCCA tGCCCAAGGCCCAGTCGGACCAGTGTGTTCCTGACCGAGATCCACGCTGGGAGGTGCTGGACGTCACCAAGAAGGCAGTGGCCAGTCCCCGGATCATCTCCCTGGCCAAGCCCAAAGTGCGCAAAGACCTCAACGAGGGCTATGACCCCTACCACATTTCCCCCGCGTCTCTGGTGGCTCAGGCATCCCCTCGCTTGTACGAGCTGGCCACCCCCAAGAGCATCACCAAAAGAGTGTGA
- the THEG gene encoding testicular haploid expressed gene protein isoform X2 — protein sequence MGDRRRSLSHSYHSSEAEGGPDRGQDDDALGVQGTGFRSPETKDTTCLDDEELSFEDREAETLPEEVTGGEPPGPRAPEEALEPLERVLEKDAEGIPEMSRLSITQRLPSAASARGMRRRRRKRVFELAKPKTNWQVLKDRMGCCCKGYAWVSPCKRNLQFCVYWPSVYWTERFLEDTTLTVTVPAVTRRVEELARPKRFYSEYFNNNRSTSVWPVPRPTLEYQASSRLRELATPRVRNNIWSINMSEVSQVSKAAQMAIPSTRILRLAKPRAPATLLEEWDPMPKPKPHVSDYNRLLHLAMPKAQSDQCVPDRDPRWEVLDVTKKAVASPRIISLAKPKVRKDLNEGYDPYHISPASLVAQASPRLYELATPKSITKRV from the exons ATGGGGGATCGCCGGCGAAGTCTGTCCCACAGCTACCACAGCTCGGAGGCCGAAGGCGGGCCCGACCGGGGACAGGACGACGATGCCCTCGGCGTGCAGGGCACAGGGTTCAGGAGTCCAGAGACCAAGGACACCACGTGCCTGGATGACGAGGAGCTGAGTTTTGAAGACCGAGAAGCGGAGACCCTCCCAGAGGAGGTGACTGGGGGAGAACCGCCTGGCCCCCGGGCCCCCGAGGAGGCCCTCGAGCCGCTGGAGAGGGTTCTGGAGAAAGACGCGGAGGGCATACCTGAGATGAG CCGGCTGTCCATCACCCAGAGGCTCCCCAGTGCTGCCTCGGCCagagggatgaggaggaggaggaggaagcgggTCTTTGAGCTGGCAAAGCCCAAGACCAACTGGCAAGTCCTAAAAGACAG GATGGGGTGCTGCTGTAAGGGCTATGCCTGGGTGTCCCCGTGCAAGAGGAACTTGCAGTTCTGTGTCTACTG GCCTTCTGTGTACTGGACAGAGAGGTTTCTTGAAGACACCACCCTCACTGTCACGGTGCCAG CGGTGACGCGCCGAGTGGAGGAGCTAGCTCGACCTAAACGGTTCTACTCGGAGTATTTCAACAACAACAG GAGCACCTCCGTCTGGCCCGTTCCTCGCCCTACTCTGGAATACCAAGCTTCTAGTCGCCTGAGGGAACTGGCCACCCCGAGGGTCCGGAATAACATCTGGAGCATAAACATGTCTGAG GTGTCCCAAGTATCCAAGGCAGCCCAGATGGCCATCCCCAGCACAAGGATCCTACGGCTGGCAAAGCCCAGGGCCCCAGCCACCCTGTTGGAAGAGTGGGACCCCATGCCAAAACCCAAGCCGCACGTGTCAGACTACAATCGCCTCCTTCACTTGGCCA tGCCCAAGGCCCAGTCGGACCAGTGTGTTCCTGACCGAGATCCACGCTGGGAGGTGCTGGACGTCACCAAGAAGGCAGTGGCCAGTCCCCGGATCATCTCCCTGGCCAAGCCCAAAGTGCGCAAAGACCTCAACGAGGGCTATGACCCCTACCACATTTCCCCCGCGTCTCTGGTGGCTCAGGCATCCCCTCGCTTGTACGAGCTGGCCACCCCCAAGAGCATCACCAAAAGAGTGTGA
- the THEG gene encoding testicular haploid expressed gene protein isoform X3 → MGDRRRSLSHSYHSSEAEGGPDRGQDDDALGVQGTGFRSPETKDTTCLDDEELSFEDREAETLPEEVTGGEPPGPRAPEEALEPLERVLEKDAEGIPEMSRLSITQRLPSAASARGMRRRRRKRVFELAKPKTNWQVLKDRPSVYWTERFLEDTTLTVTVPAVTRRVEELARPKRFYSEYFNNNRSTSVWPVPRPTLEYQASSRLRELATPRVRNNIWSINMSEANTQDSQVSAQDRAPFRLKPARGHLPCPRGLKVGPRPSAHTRASQRAWNRSVRSEPNTSLLPLRPDTRPPLPRLPFSPVPVPGTSRRLVAALAAQLTSPRSPRLLAVRAFLVAESCFVPRMAPTLFPRPLKRSEPSPGWGWHQ, encoded by the exons ATGGGGGATCGCCGGCGAAGTCTGTCCCACAGCTACCACAGCTCGGAGGCCGAAGGCGGGCCCGACCGGGGACAGGACGACGATGCCCTCGGCGTGCAGGGCACAGGGTTCAGGAGTCCAGAGACCAAGGACACCACGTGCCTGGATGACGAGGAGCTGAGTTTTGAAGACCGAGAAGCGGAGACCCTCCCAGAGGAGGTGACTGGGGGAGAACCGCCTGGCCCCCGGGCCCCCGAGGAGGCCCTCGAGCCGCTGGAGAGGGTTCTGGAGAAAGACGCGGAGGGCATACCTGAGATGAG CCGGCTGTCCATCACCCAGAGGCTCCCCAGTGCTGCCTCGGCCagagggatgaggaggaggaggaggaagcgggTCTTTGAGCTGGCAAAGCCCAAGACCAACTGGCAAGTCCTAAAAGACAG GCCTTCTGTGTACTGGACAGAGAGGTTTCTTGAAGACACCACCCTCACTGTCACGGTGCCAG CGGTGACGCGCCGAGTGGAGGAGCTAGCTCGACCTAAACGGTTCTACTCGGAGTATTTCAACAACAACAG GAGCACCTCCGTCTGGCCCGTTCCTCGCCCTACTCTGGAATACCAAGCTTCTAGTCGCCTGAGGGAACTGGCCACCCCGAGGGTCCGGAATAACATCTGGAGCATAAACATGTCTGAG GCGAACACGCAGGATTCACAGGTGTCTGCTCAGGACAGAGCTCCGTTTCGCTTGAAGCCTGCGCGGGGACACCTTCCCTGCCCACGTGGGCTCAAGGTGGGGCCCAGGCCTTCGGCTCACACGCGGGCATCTCAGAGGGCCTGGAACCGTTCAGTCCGTTCCGAACCAAACACTAGTCTGCTGCCGCTCAGGCCGGACACGCGACCCCCACTCCCCCGCCTCCCCTTCTCCCCGGTGCCGGTGCCGGGAACGAGCCGCAGACTCGTGGCCGCCCTCGCGGCTCAGCTAACGTCTCCGAGATCCCCGCGCCTGCTAGCAGTTCGTGCCTTCTTAGTTGCCGAGTCCTGTTTCGTCCCACGGATGGCCCCAACTTTATTCCCTCGCCCACTGAAGAGGTCTGAGCCGTCTCCCGGTTGGGGCTGGCACCAATAA
- the THEG gene encoding testicular haploid expressed gene protein isoform X1 — protein MGDRRRSLSHSYHSSEAEGGPDRGQDDDALGVQGTGFRSPETKDTTCLDDEELSFEDREAETLPEEVTGGEPPGPRAPEEALEPLERVLEKDAEGIPEMSRLSITQRLPSAASARGMRRRRRKRVFELAKPKTNWQVLKDRMGCCCKGYAWVSPCKRNLQFCVYWPSVYWTERFLEDTTLTVTVPAVTRRVEELARPKRFYSEYFNNNRSTSVWPVPRPTLEYQASSRLRELATPRVRNNIWSINMSEANTQDSQVSAQDRAPFRLKPARGHLPCPRGLKVGPRPSAHTRASQRAWNRSVRSEPNTSLLPLRPDTRPPLPRLPFSPVPVPGTSRRLVAALAAQLTSPRSPRLLAVRAFLVAESCFVPRMAPTLFPRPLKRSEPSPGWGWHQ, from the exons ATGGGGGATCGCCGGCGAAGTCTGTCCCACAGCTACCACAGCTCGGAGGCCGAAGGCGGGCCCGACCGGGGACAGGACGACGATGCCCTCGGCGTGCAGGGCACAGGGTTCAGGAGTCCAGAGACCAAGGACACCACGTGCCTGGATGACGAGGAGCTGAGTTTTGAAGACCGAGAAGCGGAGACCCTCCCAGAGGAGGTGACTGGGGGAGAACCGCCTGGCCCCCGGGCCCCCGAGGAGGCCCTCGAGCCGCTGGAGAGGGTTCTGGAGAAAGACGCGGAGGGCATACCTGAGATGAG CCGGCTGTCCATCACCCAGAGGCTCCCCAGTGCTGCCTCGGCCagagggatgaggaggaggaggaggaagcgggTCTTTGAGCTGGCAAAGCCCAAGACCAACTGGCAAGTCCTAAAAGACAG GATGGGGTGCTGCTGTAAGGGCTATGCCTGGGTGTCCCCGTGCAAGAGGAACTTGCAGTTCTGTGTCTACTG GCCTTCTGTGTACTGGACAGAGAGGTTTCTTGAAGACACCACCCTCACTGTCACGGTGCCAG CGGTGACGCGCCGAGTGGAGGAGCTAGCTCGACCTAAACGGTTCTACTCGGAGTATTTCAACAACAACAG GAGCACCTCCGTCTGGCCCGTTCCTCGCCCTACTCTGGAATACCAAGCTTCTAGTCGCCTGAGGGAACTGGCCACCCCGAGGGTCCGGAATAACATCTGGAGCATAAACATGTCTGAG GCGAACACGCAGGATTCACAGGTGTCTGCTCAGGACAGAGCTCCGTTTCGCTTGAAGCCTGCGCGGGGACACCTTCCCTGCCCACGTGGGCTCAAGGTGGGGCCCAGGCCTTCGGCTCACACGCGGGCATCTCAGAGGGCCTGGAACCGTTCAGTCCGTTCCGAACCAAACACTAGTCTGCTGCCGCTCAGGCCGGACACGCGACCCCCACTCCCCCGCCTCCCCTTCTCCCCGGTGCCGGTGCCGGGAACGAGCCGCAGACTCGTGGCCGCCCTCGCGGCTCAGCTAACGTCTCCGAGATCCCCGCGCCTGCTAGCAGTTCGTGCCTTCTTAGTTGCCGAGTCCTGTTTCGTCCCACGGATGGCCCCAACTTTATTCCCTCGCCCACTGAAGAGGTCTGAGCCGTCTCCCGGTTGGGGCTGGCACCAATAA